The genomic DNA GAAAACAGTTCGTCTGGAAGTGACTCCAGGCAGTTGGAAGCCGCAGAGAAGTACTGTAGACTCTGAAGGATGCCCACATCAGGGGGTACAGAAATGAGCTGATTGTGTGAGAGGTCAAGATGGCGCAGCTTGGTGCAGTGAAAGAGGTGAGAAGGAAGCCTGCGGATCTTATTCCAGCTGATGTCCAGTGTCTCCAAGGAGCGGAGTTTGCTGATGTGTTCCGGGATGTAGGAGATAGCATTGTGCCACAGTTTAAGGGTAGTAAGACGGCGGCAATGTTGCAGACTCAGGATCTCCTCCACAGTTGTTAGTTTATTATTGCGCAGGTCTAACTCTTGCAGATTGGAGAGGCTGAAAACGGCATTGGGGATGCGTTCCAGTTCACAGGCTCTAAGTTTAAGGGTAGCCAAATTGGACAGCTTCTTTAAGCTGCTGAATGCACGCAGTTTCCTACCTTCATTGTGAATGCTCAGCTGCTGAAGCTGACCTGCCACATCAATAACAGTGTGGGGAATCTTGGTAAGTCGGCAACACAAAGTTAACAAACGTAAGTTCTTAAGACCTCGTAGGGTATCCAAGTTGGCGCTACGAGAGGTTTCACTGGTGAGGGACCCATTCAAATGGAGCTCCTCCAGGTTCTGTAGGGTGTACATCCACATGGGAATTTGCTCCAGCCCCTCAAAGGTAAGTCGAAGCACTTTGAGGTTCTCCTGTAAGTGGTTGAGGGCAGCAAGCTGGAGTTTGACAGGAGAGTCAATTAGGAAGACTTCTTGAAGGGCCGTAAGTTGAATTAAAGTGCCTGGGATGGTGATATTGTTAATCATCTCCAGTTTGAGGGACTCTATCTCAGGTATCTCAAAGACAGTGTCGGGCAGTCCCGGCAGCATCACGAGGTGAAGCTCCAGCCTCTCACTGGCATTCTGGGTCAGACGAGCTCGAAGTTTCTCGACAGTCCACTCATGGTTGAGGTTCACTTGTCGCAGCCTGCTCTCGCTGACCTCTGAGAGGAAGACAGCGAAGCGTTTGGCATAGAGGGCATCGTACTGATCGCTAAGATGTAGCAGgaatgaaaaatcatttttaacatCTGGGATATCACTGATGCCTGTCTCCAGACGCATATGCTCAAAGGAATACTCCTTCAGTGGCCGATGGAAAAGCCAATAGAGGGAATAGATGCATAGTAATCCATATGCCCCAACAAAGCAGATGTAACAATAGGCCAATTTAGAGAAGAAGTGAGCCTTGTTATTGTTGCAGCAAAAGACTTCATAACCTGTTAGGCCTGGAGGCACAAGGCACGTAACTGCAGTCTCAATATTTGGCACAAGCACACTGTTGTATATGATGATTAACACAAACTGGAAGACTTTGAGAGACATCTGCAATACATACATGACATAGATGAGATCAGCCTCTTCCACATGTGTACGTaactttttcactttctcaaaCAGGGCCTTTGCTTGCTCTCCTTCCTTCTTATCCAAGACGGTTTCTGGGGATTGGGGTTCTAGAGCCCTTTTCTCAGAGTTGGACTTGACTGAGGAGGACCGGAGAAGGGTGACAGTTTCTTCGTCTTCAGTAGGACTTCCTGAAAAAGACTTTGACATGGTATTCCTCCTCCAAGTGACCATTCGTTCTTCTTTACGTTCCTCTGAAACTTCACTGATTGCCCGTGTTGTCCAAGGCGAGTCAAAACACTTGTCCTGAATAGAAACAAACAACTCAATTTTGGATGATGTCCCAGGGAACTTGAACCAAAAGCTGCTGACCACCATGAAAATCATAGAGTGTATGACTACCAGGTAGGGGAAGTACTTTCCATACCAGTGGACTGCCCGCTCATAGCATATGTGATTGATAAACATGTACTGGGGGAAGTCTAGGCCAGTTTTACGATCAACACTGGTTGTACTGAGAGCATTAGCCATGGTATATTCCCACAAACTGTCATTATCCATAAAAATGACATGGCTGCAGTTCATGTACACTCTGTTAGTCCCAGGGCGGTTTGGAAGGCAGGTTATTTTGTCCTGTGTCAGctggaaatgaaaacaggaagacTGTGAGACATATGGAATTGAAACTGAATGCAGATTTACATGCTATTACATgcagaaacaaaacatgcagGTGAACACACAtttcttcactgttttgttttgtttgtatatatgACAATTGCTCACATTTACAGTAACATTTTGACAGACTTCAACAGGTACACGTACTGTCAGACCAAGAGCAGATTCTGTAGAGAGATATAATATTAACTG from Chanos chanos chromosome 8, fChaCha1.1, whole genome shotgun sequence includes the following:
- the LOC115819024 gene encoding volume-regulated anion channel subunit LRRC8C-like, which encodes MIPVNEFRNIASDQNPQLKVLKPWWDVFSEYLCMAMLMIGVFGCTVQLTQDKITCLPNRPGTNRVYMNCSHVIFMDNDSLWEYTMANALSTTSVDRKTGLDFPQYMFINHICYERAVHWYGKYFPYLVVIHSMIFMVVSSFWFKFPGTSSKIELFVSIQDKCFDSPWTTRAISEVSEERKEERMVTWRRNTMSKSFSGSPTEDEETVTLLRSSSVKSNSEKRALEPQSPETVLDKKEGEQAKALFEKVKKLRTHVEEADLIYVMYVLQMSLKVFQFVLIIIYNSVLVPNIETAVTCLVPPGLTGYEVFCCNNNKAHFFSKLAYCYICFVGAYGLLCIYSLYWLFHRPLKEYSFEHMRLETGISDIPDVKNDFSFLLHLSDQYDALYAKRFAVFLSEVSESRLRQVNLNHEWTVEKLRARLTQNASERLELHLVMLPGLPDTVFEIPEIESLKLEMINNITIPGTLIQLTALQEVFLIDSPVKLQLAALNHLQENLKVLRLTFEGLEQIPMWMYTLQNLEELHLNGSLTSETSRSANLDTLRGLKNLRLLTLCCRLTKIPHTVIDVAGQLQQLSIHNEGRKLRAFSSLKKLSNLATLKLRACELERIPNAVFSLSNLQELDLRNNKLTTVEEILSLQHCRRLTTLKLWHNAISYIPEHISKLRSLETLDISWNKIRRLPSHLFHCTKLRHLDLSHNQLISVPPDVGILQSLQYFSAASNCLESLPDELFSCKRLRTLALGNNSITHLSPRVSNLAQLVRLDLKGNRLESLPSEIGECSHLRLSGLVVEESILDLLPPDIRHRMTES